A part of uncultured Treponema sp. genomic DNA contains:
- a CDS encoding glycosyltransferase yields the protein MIDILLATYNGKKYIDTQISSIVNQTYSDWKLYIHDDGSSDSTLEKVKLWTLRDSRIVFIEDGIAFHNPGMHFMHLLKFSKSELICFCDQDDLWLEYKLQRMFDSFDRQTKNPCLLVSNCYLWNTENKTIFPKMNFNQAYSLEEFLFLNGGLQGCAMMFNATLRNIALSKNIKNLYMHDYLISLVAFTFGKVKYLDENLFLYRQYENNVSVHIEINKNQYRKRILKNHNIPVVFAPAYKNIMSFYQVFKNDMDESKKNVFKRYLELKDKNSIARFFKVFFSKFSLGKNGHKKLVLKMMIRKFWRES from the coding sequence ATGATTGATATTCTTTTGGCAACATACAATGGAAAAAAGTATATAGATACTCAAATTTCAAGCATTGTGAATCAAACTTATTCAGACTGGAAGCTTTATATTCACGATGATGGAAGTTCCGATTCAACACTTGAAAAAGTAAAACTATGGACGCTCCGCGATTCCCGGATTGTTTTTATTGAAGATGGAATAGCTTTTCATAATCCCGGTATGCATTTTATGCATCTTTTAAAGTTTTCAAAATCTGAATTGATTTGTTTTTGCGATCAAGATGATTTATGGCTGGAATATAAACTCCAGAGAATGTTTGATTCGTTTGATAGGCAGACAAAAAATCCATGCTTGCTTGTTTCAAATTGTTATTTATGGAATACAGAAAATAAAACTATTTTTCCAAAAATGAATTTTAATCAGGCATATTCTCTTGAAGAATTTTTATTCTTAAATGGTGGTCTTCAAGGATGCGCAATGATGTTTAATGCAACTTTAAGAAATATTGCTCTTTCTAAAAATATTAAAAATCTTTATATGCATGATTATCTGATTTCTTTGGTTGCTTTTACATTCGGAAAAGTTAAGTATTTAGACGAGAATTTGTTTTTATATCGGCAGTATGAAAACAATGTTTCAGTTCATATTGAAATTAACAAAAATCAATACAGAAAGCGAATATTAAAAAATCATAACATTCCTGTTGTTTTTGCTCCGGCATATAAAAATATTATGTCATTTTATCAAGTCTTTAAAAATGATATGGACGAGTCCAAGAAAAATGTTTTTAAGCGGTATTTGGAATTAAAGGATAAAAATTCAATAGCACGTTTTTTTAAAGTATTTTTTTCAAAATTTTCATTAGGAAAAAATGGTCATAAAAAACTAGTTCTAAAAATGATGATTAGAAAATTTTGGAGGGAATCATGA
- a CDS encoding glycosyltransferase family A protein, with protein MNNKIEVSVVIPVYNAETTICECVDSVVDELVANCLSYEVILVDDGSTDSSLTLCRKYSESNPCVKVIAQKNSGPSVARNTGIKNACGEFIALNDADDKWLSGKMKVQIEELRKNTEVDLVCAKYGSGRRAGKRTEITYKKEIFHNFFSPQTSAFRLSALVCGDVKFCENKKYSEDMRFLLDFMQYGKCVYLPFLATVPVFSKCVFGEAGLSSHIWKMEVGELKNILFAKKIHKINIFVMLIALLWSLLKFFRRAAISVFIKIRKIFRRK; from the coding sequence ATGAACAATAAAATAGAAGTCTCTGTGGTTATTCCTGTTTACAATGCAGAAACAACTATCTGCGAATGCGTTGATTCTGTTGTGGATGAACTTGTTGCGAACTGTCTGTCTTATGAAGTTATTTTGGTGGATGACGGAAGCACAGACAGCTCTCTTACATTGTGCAGAAAATATTCTGAATCAAATCCATGCGTAAAGGTGATTGCACAGAAAAATTCAGGTCCTTCTGTTGCAAGAAACACAGGAATAAAAAATGCGTGCGGTGAATTCATTGCTTTAAATGATGCCGATGACAAATGGCTTTCTGGAAAAATGAAGGTACAGATAGAAGAACTGCGTAAAAATACTGAAGTTGATTTAGTTTGTGCAAAATACGGCTCCGGTCGGCGGGCTGGAAAAAGAACAGAGATAACATATAAAAAAGAGATTTTTCATAATTTTTTCAGCCCGCAGACAAGTGCCTTCCGCTTGTCGGCTCTTGTCTGCGGCGATGTTAAGTTTTGTGAAAATAAAAAATATTCCGAAGATATGCGGTTTTTGTTGGATTTTATGCAGTACGGAAAATGTGTGTATCTCCCTTTTTTAGCGACAGTTCCTGTTTTTTCTAAATGTGTTTTTGGAGAGGCTGGACTTTCTTCTCATATATGGAAAATGGAAGTTGGAGAACTCAAAAACATCTTGTTTGCAAAAAAGATTCATAAAATAAACATTTTTGTTATGTTGATTGCGCTGCTGTGGTCATTATTAAAATTTTTTAGAAGAGCCGCAATTTCAGTTTTTATAAAAATCCGAAAAATTTTTAGGAGAAAATAA
- a CDS encoding glycosyltransferase: MSENTKKKVLFLSNTANFSKFNLPYMRWFMDQGWQVDYASAGEEKVKDCDNQYTISIARSPFSFKNFKAYRQLKKILAENHYDILHCHTPMGGVLGRLAAKKLWKQHKIKVIYTAHGFHFYKGAPILNWLLYYPMEKWLSHCTDVIVTINEEDYERAKKSF; this comes from the coding sequence ATGAGTGAAAATACTAAGAAAAAAGTTCTCTTTCTTTCAAACACCGCCAATTTCTCAAAGTTTAATCTGCCTTATATGCGCTGGTTCATGGATCAGGGCTGGCAGGTTGACTATGCTTCGGCAGGCGAGGAGAAGGTTAAGGACTGCGACAACCAGTACACAATAAGCATCGCGCGCTCTCCGTTTTCTTTTAAGAATTTTAAGGCGTACAGGCAGCTTAAAAAGATTTTGGCGGAAAATCATTATGACATTCTGCACTGCCACACACCTATGGGCGGAGTTCTCGGACGGCTTGCGGCTAAAAAACTCTGGAAGCAGCACAAAATCAAGGTGATTTATACTGCGCACGGATTCCATTTTTACAAAGGCGCGCCAATCTTGAACTGGCTTCTGTATTATCCGATGGAAAAATGGCTTTCGCACTGCACGGATGTGATTGTAACAATAAACGAGGAAGACTATGAACGGGCAAAAAAATCATTCTGA
- a CDS encoding glycosyltransferase, which translates to MNGQKNHSEIFKIDGVGVNLSRFHPCTFDEKNTLRAELGYSEKDFIITVVAELNKNKNQIMLVKSVPELAKIIPNLKILLIGKETLPIVREFVQKENLEEYVKFLGYRRDVEKLTMMSDVAFSASLREGLPVNIIEAMACGLPVVVSDNRGHRSLIEDKETGFIFSPKSEKEMTDAIILLYKNPSLREEMGRRNIDEAKKYSVDIAVKMMAGIYSEVISENVGGGDNCRVVFQFTLPSFTNMEAA; encoded by the coding sequence ATGAACGGGCAAAAAAATCATTCTGAGATTTTCAAGATTGACGGCGTTGGAGTGAACCTTTCAAGATTTCACCCTTGCACTTTTGATGAAAAAAATACGTTGAGGGCGGAACTTGGATATTCTGAAAAAGACTTTATCATAACGGTTGTCGCGGAGCTCAACAAAAACAAGAATCAGATTATGCTTGTAAAGTCTGTTCCAGAGCTTGCAAAAATTATTCCGAATCTGAAAATTCTCCTGATTGGAAAAGAGACTCTTCCGATTGTGCGCGAATTTGTCCAGAAAGAAAATCTTGAAGAATACGTGAAATTCTTGGGCTACAGGCGCGATGTCGAAAAGCTCACGATGATGAGCGATGTGGCGTTTTCCGCAAGCCTGCGTGAAGGGCTTCCTGTGAACATAATCGAGGCGATGGCGTGCGGACTTCCTGTTGTTGTGAGCGACAACCGCGGACATCGCTCACTTATAGAAGACAAGGAAACCGGCTTTATCTTCAGCCCGAAATCCGAAAAAGAAATGACAGACGCGATTATCCTTCTATATAAAAATCCTTCGTTGCGAGAGGAAATGGGCAGGCGGAATATTGACGAGGCGAAAAAATATTCAGTTGACATTGCGGTAAAGATGATGGCAGGAATATACAGTGAAGTCATTTCTGAAAATGTCGGGGGGGGGGATAACTGTAGAGTAGTTTTTCAGTTCACTTTGCCTTCATTCACAAATATGGAGGCTGCGTGA
- a CDS encoding glycosyltransferase, translated as MKKHAQIFMLDGVGINLEKFKPFSSEEKLALRSKYKYDSCDFIILYIAEFIPRKDHEFFIKNIPELKKQIPNLKIIMPGRGVQLKEMKILAVNLEVDDIIWFPGYRKDINLLCALSDLYVTTSRQEGLPVSVIEAMASGLPVVASNIRGQTDAVLPGRNGELYQLDNSADFVEKILKLYKNPGLMAEMRKNNIEDSRKYSVDIAVKKMAEIYGECVKE; from the coding sequence ATGAAAAAACATGCTCAGATTTTCATGCTGGACGGAGTTGGAATAAACCTTGAAAAATTCAAGCCGTTTTCTTCTGAAGAAAAACTCGCGCTCCGCTCAAAATACAAATACGATTCATGCGATTTCATAATCCTTTACATTGCAGAGTTCATTCCGCGAAAAGACCACGAGTTTTTCATAAAAAACATTCCAGAGCTAAAAAAGCAGATTCCGAATTTAAAAATCATAATGCCTGGCCGCGGCGTTCAGCTAAAGGAAATGAAAATTCTTGCCGTGAATCTTGAGGTTGACGACATCATCTGGTTTCCCGGCTACAGAAAAGACATAAATCTGCTGTGCGCGCTTTCCGACCTTTACGTTACGACAAGCAGGCAGGAGGGGCTTCCAGTCAGCGTGATTGAGGCGATGGCGAGCGGGCTTCCGGTTGTGGCAAGCAATATCCGAGGCCAGACTGATGCTGTTTTGCCCGGACGAAACGGAGAACTTTATCAGCTGGACAACAGCGCAGACTTTGTGGAAAAAATCCTGAAACTCTACAAAAATCCCGGGCTTATGGCAGAAATGCGGAAGAATAATATAGAAGATTCTAGAAAATATTCGGTTGACATCGCAGTGAAGAAGATGGCGGAGATTTACGGGGAATGTGTGAAAGAATAA
- a CDS encoding NB-ARC domain-containing protein: protein MDYFTKKIDQKIALAKNLENYSELKILLQVKIEYALLFMLSLLRNRNFGSLKIEEQEYINRLLVKPSVGDLAQVITKLNISNDKNTKKIVNAISKYPELRNVSIGHGFTFEDGNQNFIKKFEDLSSVIYDGVIMSSDYDYIFVLDKKDSFYLGINFSYNDGMISWKCPVSNFSFQKESTYILASDNNYFFTMPYIWINNNEELYLYSKIVDPLLGRILYNQIFTTRQITKDWDSLEDISLITDDIGRKICVNKTIVNDFKRNYTKYFEVGIKDKIKEFLEKDKSTVSCTIWGHGGVGKTAVIQSIIEEYENSERKIFDYIVFLSAKDRLYNYKNGKIEEIRERIDSFSDIIFKINEVIGSDLNTIDSIVSINGKILIVIDDLETFNKSEVEKIQCFIKKLDINKHKVVLTTRTNLIIGQEIKTNELNISETQVFLSNIFTHDIKDTSMLTSIQKDKIFLERIQKLTS, encoded by the coding sequence ATGGACTATTTTACAAAGAAAATTGATCAGAAAATTGCTTTAGCAAAAAATTTAGAAAATTATTCAGAATTGAAAATTTTATTGCAAGTTAAAATAGAGTATGCACTGCTGTTCATGCTTTCTTTATTAAGAAATAGAAATTTTGGTAGCTTAAAAATAGAAGAACAAGAATATATTAATAGACTATTGGTAAAACCAAGTGTTGGAGATTTAGCCCAAGTTATTACTAAATTAAATATTTCTAATGACAAAAATACAAAAAAAATTGTAAATGCAATATCGAAATATCCTGAGTTGCGAAATGTAAGTATTGGACATGGATTTACATTTGAAGATGGAAATCAAAATTTCATAAAAAAATTTGAGGATTTAAGCTCTGTTATTTATGATGGAGTTATCATGTCTTCTGATTATGATTATATCTTTGTGCTTGATAAAAAGGATAGTTTTTATTTAGGAATTAATTTTTCTTATAATGATGGTATGATTTCATGGAAATGTCCTGTTTCTAATTTTTCTTTTCAAAAAGAATCAACTTATATTCTTGCTTCTGATAATAATTATTTTTTTACTATGCCTTATATTTGGATTAATAATAATGAAGAATTGTACCTTTATTCCAAGATAGTTGATCCTTTATTAGGCAGAATTTTATATAATCAAATTTTTACTACGAGGCAGATAACTAAAGATTGGGATTCTTTGGAAGATATTTCTTTAATTACAGATGATATTGGAAGAAAAATTTGTGTGAATAAGACAATTGTCAATGATTTTAAGAGAAATTATACAAAATATTTTGAGGTTGGAATAAAAGATAAGATAAAAGAATTTTTAGAAAAAGATAAATCTACAGTCTCTTGTACAATATGGGGACATGGTGGAGTCGGAAAAACTGCGGTTATACAATCAATTATTGAAGAATATGAAAATTCTGAAAGAAAAATTTTCGATTATATTGTTTTTTTAAGTGCAAAAGATCGTTTGTATAATTATAAAAATGGAAAAATTGAAGAAATAAGAGAGCGGATAGATTCTTTTTCAGATATAATTTTTAAAATAAATGAAGTAATTGGCAGTGATTTAAATACTATTGATAGTATTGTTTCAATAAATGGGAAAATATTGATTGTGATTGATGATTTGGAAACGTTTAACAAATCCGAAGTCGAAAAAATTCAATGTTTTATAAAAAAACTTGATATAAATAAGCATAAGGTTGTTTTAACTACAAGAACTAATTTAATTATTGGACAAGAGATAAAAACTAACGAGTTGAATATTTCAGAAACACAAGTATTCTTATCTAATATTTTTACACATGATATAAAAGATACATCTATGTTAACATCAATTCAAAAGGATAAGATATTTCTTGAGAGAATTCAAAAATTAACTTCCTGA
- a CDS encoding type II toxin-antitoxin system RelB/DinJ family antitoxin encodes MATLQLRVDDSLKAKADALFSSLGLDTSTAVRIFLASSIENNGLPFAVRHKANPLSLETAISDSRNRTNLHGPFKTAQEAVASMLED; translated from the coding sequence ATGGCAACGCTTCAATTACGCGTAGATGATTCCTTAAAGGCAAAAGCTGACGCTCTTTTTTCATCGTTGGGGCTGGATACTTCAACGGCAGTCCGCATTTTTCTTGCTTCCTCAATAGAAAACAACGGACTTCCTTTTGCTGTAAGGCACAAGGCTAATCCGCTTTCATTGGAAACGGCGATTTCTGACAGCAGAAATCGTACAAATCTGCACGGACCTTTTAAAACTGCCCAAGAGGCGGTTGCGTCTATGCTGGAGGATTGA
- a CDS encoding type II toxin-antitoxin system YafQ family toxin: MYEIVYTNRMKHDAKLMKKRGKKLQKLVEVLNILASGDPLPQKYKDHQLTGSLNDFRECHIKPDWLLMYQIFENQLILSSTATGSHSDLFGK; the protein is encoded by the coding sequence TTGTACGAAATTGTCTATACAAATCGAATGAAACATGATGCCAAACTGATGAAGAAAAGAGGCAAGAAGTTACAAAAACTTGTTGAAGTTTTGAACATTCTTGCTTCTGGAGATCCGTTGCCGCAAAAATATAAAGACCATCAGCTGACTGGAAGTCTGAATGATTTTCGAGAGTGCCATATAAAACCTGACTGGCTTTTGATGTATCAGATTTTTGAAAATCAGCTTATTCTTTCTTCGACAGCAACAGGTTCTCACTCTGATTTGTTTGGAAAATAG
- a CDS encoding DUF262 domain-containing protein — MSYSAEQKTIRDLFNSQLYRIPRNQRQYVWNEDNWEDLYLDVEYATNNKLNHFIGSIVLLKDKEKIAGLPQFTVIDGQQRICTLSIFLSAIMFSMKKYLLENDYFGTEKYLYATDDKNELHNIFSSSYHIGLEKILSGLKDLPFSKGNQILPFINTNVIDKKRDKCIIDAFNFFCKKIDNFIEIHENNPESITLLRDSIINIEYVRIEATTEEDSYTIFEILNARGQNLADHELLKNYVMRYIQPKEKVDSVKQDWESMEKNLGQGINKYLLHYLIHKYKIDDKDRRDSYKAIKKFVKVKEIDKFYKDFILKAVYYLKIYSPILNDSEGNAICSKLEFDIFQFFRAKKQEQFRPVILSLMHQKDLGNLSNSDYEKSLCFIKKFFICYTLIGKEKSNTITSLVANYAYRLETEYSLEVLNEFYESFKQRIPNKEWFKKVFSAIGYSNHFKFYMDKKEIEKTKLVLEIYEKYLGNKNIEAFTIEHILPDAECEENANIGNLLPLEYKLNEKCGILPLKDKINFYKQSEFKSVRKFVERYENEPEKFSIEKRREFLSEDFYKMISE; from the coding sequence ATGAGTTATTCTGCAGAACAAAAAACAATACGTGATTTGTTTAATTCTCAACTTTATAGAATTCCTAGAAATCAGAGACAATATGTTTGGAATGAAGATAATTGGGAAGACTTGTATCTTGATGTTGAATATGCGACAAATAATAAATTAAATCATTTTATTGGTAGTATAGTTTTATTAAAAGACAAAGAGAAAATAGCTGGATTACCTCAATTTACAGTTATTGATGGACAACAGCGTATTTGTACATTGTCAATATTTTTATCTGCAATAATGTTTTCAATGAAAAAATATTTATTGGAAAATGATTATTTTGGAACAGAAAAATACCTATATGCAACAGATGATAAAAATGAATTACATAATATATTTTCTTCGTCATATCACATTGGTTTGGAAAAAATATTATCAGGATTGAAAGATTTACCTTTTAGTAAAGGTAATCAAATTCTTCCTTTTATAAATACTAATGTAATTGATAAAAAACGAGATAAATGCATTATAGATGCTTTTAATTTTTTCTGTAAAAAAATTGATAATTTTATAGAGATACATGAAAATAATCCAGAATCAATTACTCTCTTAAGAGATTCAATAATTAATATTGAGTATGTAAGAATAGAAGCAACAACAGAAGAAGATTCTTATACAATTTTTGAAATTTTAAATGCTCGTGGACAGAATCTCGCTGATCATGAGTTATTGAAAAATTATGTAATGCGTTATATACAACCAAAAGAAAAGGTTGATTCTGTAAAACAAGATTGGGAATCAATGGAGAAAAATCTTGGGCAAGGAATCAATAAATATTTGCTTCACTATTTAATTCATAAATATAAAATTGATGATAAAGATAGAAGAGATTCATATAAAGCAATTAAGAAGTTTGTAAAAGTTAAAGAAATTGATAAGTTTTATAAAGATTTTATATTAAAAGCTGTATACTATTTAAAAATATATTCTCCAATTTTAAATGATAGTGAAGGAAATGCGATATGTTCAAAACTGGAATTTGATATATTTCAGTTTTTTCGAGCCAAAAAACAAGAACAGTTTAGACCTGTTATTTTGAGTCTAATGCATCAAAAAGATTTAGGAAATTTATCAAATAGTGATTATGAGAAATCCCTTTGTTTTATAAAAAAATTCTTTATTTGTTATACATTAATAGGAAAAGAAAAGTCTAATACAATTACATCTTTGGTGGCTAATTATGCATATAGATTAGAAACAGAATACTCATTAGAAGTATTAAATGAATTTTATGAAAGTTTTAAACAGAGAATTCCTAACAAAGAATGGTTTAAAAAGGTTTTTTCTGCTATTGGGTATTCGAATCATTTTAAATTCTACATGGACAAAAAAGAAATAGAAAAAACAAAACTTGTGTTGGAAATATATGAAAAATATTTAGGAAATAAAAATATTGAAGCGTTTACAATAGAACATATTTTGCCAGATGCTGAATGTGAGGAAAATGCAAATATTGGTAATCTTTTGCCATTAGAATATAAATTGAATGAAAAATGTGGTATTTTACCATTAAAAGATAAGATTAATTTCTATAAACAGTCAGAGTTTAAAAGTGTTAGAAAATTTGTGGAAAGATATGAAAATGAACCAGAAAAATTTTCTATAGAAAAAAGGAGAGAATTTTTGTCAGAGGATTTTTATAAAATGATTTCAGAATAA
- a CDS encoding Txe/YoeB family addiction module toxin, with protein MIEIVAFYKTAYDDYNKWEETDKKLFKRIKELIKDISRNPFEGIGKPEPLKHELSGYWSRRINDEHRLVYKVTENTIYIVSCREHYK; from the coding sequence ATGATTGAAATAGTTGCTTTTTATAAAACCGCTTATGACGACTACAATAAATGGGAAGAAACAGATAAAAAACTTTTTAAGAGAATAAAAGAACTCATAAAAGATATTTCTAGAAATCCATTTGAAGGAATTGGAAAGCCAGAACCATTGAAACACGAACTTTCCGGCTATTGGTCTAGAAGAATCAATGATGAACATAGGCTTGTCTATAAAGTCACAGAAAATACTATTTACATAGTTTCGTGCAGAGAGCATTATAAATAA
- a CDS encoding putative toxin-antitoxin system toxin component, PIN family, whose amino-acid sequence MKYYAVIDTNVIVSALLSKNEDSATVKTVFKIFDKTIIPVFSNEIIAEYSEVLSRGKFKNKFSPKNVHKVIKMILDNGIELSGIQTEEKPSDPKDVIFYEVTMDSRQTADTFLITGNIKDFPIKPFVITPKEMMEIMEKDKNEKK is encoded by the coding sequence ATGAAATATTATGCTGTCATTGATACAAATGTTATTGTCTCTGCTCTGCTTTCTAAAAATGAAGATTCTGCAACAGTCAAAACTGTTTTTAAGATTTTTGATAAAACCATAATCCCGGTTTTTAGCAATGAAATTATTGCTGAATATTCTGAAGTTCTTTCCAGAGGAAAGTTTAAAAATAAGTTTTCGCCAAAAAACGTTCATAAAGTAATCAAAATGATTCTTGACAACGGCATTGAACTTTCGGGCATTCAAACAGAAGAAAAACCATCCGACCCAAAAGATGTGATTTTTTATGAAGTTACAATGGATTCTCGCCAAACTGCTGACACTTTTCTTATAACCGGCAATATCAAGGACTTTCCGATAAAACCGTTCGTTATTACCCCAAAAGAAATGATGGAAATTATGGAAAAAGATAAGAATGAAAAGAAGTGA
- a CDS encoding type II toxin-antitoxin system RelB/DinJ family antitoxin has translation MASTLVQIRVDEDLKNEATSIFEQLGLDLPTAFRIFLKKSVEERGIPFSMRMERKVSLKEGKKAFMQLRKEAKKNGLQEMALDEINAEIRAYRDGK, from the coding sequence ATGGCAAGCACATTGGTACAGATTAGAGTAGATGAAGATTTGAAGAACGAGGCTACAAGCATTTTCGAACAGCTCGGACTTGATTTGCCAACCGCATTCAGGATATTCCTTAAAAAATCCGTTGAAGAAAGAGGCATTCCATTCAGCATGAGAATGGAAAGAAAAGTTTCCCTAAAAGAGGGAAAAAAAGCTTTTATGCAGCTTAGAAAAGAAGCAAAGAAAAACGGACTTCAAGAAATGGCTCTTGATGAAATCAACGCAGAAATCCGCGCATACAGAGATGGAAAATAA
- a CDS encoding DUF1972 domain-containing protein, with the protein MPESNISSKNPKKLRVAVIGTVGVPACYGGFESLVDNLLDFTPPNVEYTVFCSGRKYEKRLESYKDAKLVYLEMDANGKDSIFYDFKSMKLSVAAKADIMLVLGVSGCIFLPYIRRIFKGKIITNIDGLEWRRDKWKWYAKKLLRFSEKIAVKYSDIVIGDNKGITDYIKSEYSKIVKNKRVELIAYGGDQVSHVLDDSLFEKYPFCREPYAVTVCRIEPENNVHVILEAFSKMPDETLVFVGNWEKSEYGRNLKEKFSACKNIHLLAPIYEPHTVNWLRSNANVYIHGHSAGGTNPSLVEAMNLSLPILAFDCVYNRATTEEKCLYWKTYDDLQNLMKKLCHSELDSESLCEKIAREMGEAGKRLYSWEKIAWQYNELY; encoded by the coding sequence ATGCCTGAATCAAATATTTCATCAAAAAATCCTAAAAAACTTCGTGTTGCTGTTATCGGCACGGTTGGCGTTCCTGCCTGCTATGGCGGCTTTGAGTCTCTTGTAGACAACCTGCTGGATTTTACGCCCCCTAACGTTGAATACACGGTTTTCTGTTCTGGTAGGAAATATGAAAAACGTTTGGAGTCGTACAAGGACGCAAAACTTGTTTATCTTGAAATGGACGCGAACGGAAAGGACAGCATTTTTTATGATTTTAAGTCGATGAAACTTTCGGTTGCGGCTAAAGCTGACATAATGCTGGTTCTTGGTGTTTCCGGCTGCATTTTTCTTCCATATATAAGGCGGATTTTCAAGGGAAAAATCATAACAAATATTGACGGGCTTGAATGGCGGCGCGACAAATGGAAGTGGTACGCAAAAAAGCTTTTAAGGTTCAGCGAGAAAATAGCTGTAAAATATTCCGACATTGTGATTGGCGACAACAAAGGGATTACTGACTACATAAAATCTGAATATTCAAAAATCGTAAAAAACAAGAGAGTTGAGCTGATTGCGTATGGCGGCGACCAGGTTTCGCACGTTTTGGACGATTCTTTGTTTGAAAAATATCCGTTTTGCCGCGAGCCTTATGCGGTTACTGTCTGCCGGATTGAGCCTGAAAACAATGTCCATGTGATTCTTGAGGCATTTTCAAAAATGCCGGACGAAACGCTTGTTTTTGTGGGCAACTGGGAAAAGTCGGAGTATGGCCGTAACTTAAAAGAAAAATTCAGCGCATGCAAAAATATTCACTTGCTTGCCCCGATTTATGAGCCTCACACCGTGAACTGGCTTCGCTCAAATGCCAATGTATATATTCACGGACACAGCGCAGGCGGAACAAATCCTTCTCTTGTAGAGGCGATGAATCTTTCTCTTCCTATTCTTGCGTTTGACTGCGTTTATAACCGCGCCACAACCGAGGAAAAATGCCTTTACTGGAAAACTTATGATGACTTACAGAATCTGATGAAAAAACTTTGTCATTCCGAACTCGATTCGGAATCTCTTTGTGAAAAAATCGCGCGCGAAATGGGCGAGGCTGGGAAACGCCTTTA